A genomic region of Fervidobacterium gondwanense DSM 13020 contains the following coding sequences:
- a CDS encoding ATP-binding protein: protein MRLIKREIVKELRQHLQKPEITFLVGPRQAGKTTILRILENELKAQGKKTLFLNLDIEEDKMHFSSQSSLLKKIELEIGKEGFVFIDEIQRKEDAGVFLKGIYDMGLPYKFIVSGSGSVELKERLHESLAGRKRLFEISTLSFEEFVNFKTDYRYEMNLETFFDLEKAKTLSLLNEYLHFGGYPRVVLEDQLKEKRLTISEIYRSYVEKDITYLLRVVRIEEFTTLVRILASLSGRMLNLTNLSSEAGVSSKTVKQYLWYLQQTYIIDLITPFSTNRIKELTKAPTAYFTDLGLRNYAAGVFGNLADFGFVFQNFVYLKLKRLSKEHDFTVHFWRTKDNAEVDFVLTKEDKIIPIEVKYKSIEEPAATRSLQSFINRYDPEKAILVNIFGRRTERIKDTTLELVPFYMLDKLISGLFS from the coding sequence ATGAGGTTAATAAAACGAGAAATCGTAAAGGAATTAAGACAGCATTTGCAAAAGCCAGAGATAACGTTTCTCGTTGGACCAAGGCAAGCTGGGAAGACAACTATTCTCAGAATCTTAGAAAACGAGCTGAAAGCTCAGGGAAAGAAAACACTCTTCCTCAACCTCGATATCGAGGAAGATAAGATGCATTTCTCCTCTCAATCCAGCCTTCTAAAGAAGATAGAGCTCGAAATTGGCAAAGAAGGTTTCGTGTTTATCGATGAAATCCAACGAAAAGAAGATGCAGGTGTCTTTTTAAAGGGTATATACGACATGGGTCTACCGTATAAATTCATCGTTTCTGGCTCTGGAAGTGTGGAGCTCAAAGAGAGGCTTCACGAATCGCTCGCAGGTCGAAAGCGCTTGTTTGAGATATCTACGCTATCTTTCGAGGAATTTGTTAACTTCAAGACGGACTATAGATACGAGATGAACTTAGAGACATTCTTTGACTTAGAAAAAGCCAAAACTCTAAGTCTACTAAATGAGTATCTGCACTTTGGTGGATATCCAAGAGTTGTATTAGAAGACCAATTAAAGGAAAAAAGACTAACGATAAGCGAGATATACAGAAGCTATGTTGAAAAGGACATAACGTACCTGCTCCGCGTTGTGCGAATTGAAGAATTCACCACACTTGTAAGAATCTTAGCTTCTCTGTCAGGAAGAATGCTTAATCTAACAAACCTGTCTTCTGAGGCGGGAGTATCGTCGAAAACCGTAAAGCAATACCTATGGTATCTACAACAAACATACATAATAGACCTGATAACACCTTTCTCAACAAACCGAATTAAGGAATTAACAAAAGCACCGACTGCCTATTTCACAGACTTGGGCTTGAGAAACTACGCTGCAGGTGTTTTTGGAAACCTTGCTGATTTTGGTTTCGTCTTTCAAAACTTCGTTTATTTGAAGCTCAAAAGACTTTCTAAAGAGCATGATTTCACCGTGCACTTCTGGAGAACGAAAGATAATGCTGAGGTAGATTTCGTCCTCACGAAAGAAGACAAAATCATCCCAATTGAAGTCAAATACAAGAGCATTGAAGAGCCAGCTGCGACAAGAAGCTTGCAGAGCTTTATCAACAGATACGACCCTGAGAAGGCAATATTGGTAAACATCTTCGGAAGACGAACAGAAAGAATAAAAGATACTACGCTGGAGTTAGTTCCGTTCTACATGCTTGA